The Schistocerca nitens isolate TAMUIC-IGC-003100 chromosome 7, iqSchNite1.1, whole genome shotgun sequence genome contains a region encoding:
- the LOC126195623 gene encoding LOW QUALITY PROTEIN: elongation factor 1-gamma-like (The sequence of the model RefSeq protein was modified relative to this genomic sequence to represent the inferred CDS: inserted 2 bases in 2 codons) produces KSGTLYTYPENFRAYKVLIAAQYAGSYVKVAPGFVFGETNKTESFLKKFPLGKVPAFESSDGHYLTESNAIAYYVANAQLRGQSDLERAQVLQWLAFADSEILPASCTWVFPCIGIMQYNKQATERSKEDVKEALTTLNNHVLTRTFLVGERIFLANICVACTLLHLYQYVLDLXFRKPYQNVNRWFNTIINQPQVKAVIGEFKLCEKKAEFDPKKFAEFQATTKQQQPGSAKKEKKQKRQREGQQQQQKEKESKKKEEPDPAEEMDASDLAVASEPKAKDPLEALPKGTFNMDDFKRFCSNEDESKSIPYFWEKFDPEHYSIWLGEYKYNDELQKVFMSCNLISGMYQRLDKMRKNSFASMCLFGADNDSSISGIWVWRGQDLAFDLSPDWQVDYESYQWTKLDPRKEXTKALVKQYLSWTGTDKQGRKFNQGKIFK; encoded by the exons aaatctgggaCATTGTATACTTACCCGGAGAATTTTCGAGCGTATAAAGTGTTGATAGCGGCACAATATGCTGGCAGCTATGTGAAAGTTGCTCCTGGCTTTGTTTTTGGAGAAACTAACAAGACTGAATCATTTTTAAAGAAGTTTCCACTAGGAAAGGTTCCAGCTTTTGAATCCTCTGATGGCCACTACTTGACTGAAAGCAATGCTATTGCTTACTATGTGGCGAATGCGCAGCTTAGGGGTCAATCTGACCTGGAGCGTGCTCAGGTGTTGCAGTGGCTGGCTTTTGCAGACAGTGAAATCCTCCCTGCCTCCTGTACATGGGTGTTCCCATGCATTGGTATCATGCAGTACAACAAGCAGGCAACAGAACGTTCAAAGGAGGATGTGAAGGAAGCACTTACAACTCTGAACAATCACGTCCTGACACGTACCTTCCTAGTTGGGGAGCGCATATTCCTCGCAAACATTTGTGTTGCCTGTACGCTGCTGCACCTGTATCAGTATGTTCTGGACC CCTTTAGGAAGCCGTATCAAAATGTAAACAGATGGTTCAATACCATTATCAACCAACCACAAGTAAAAGCTGTTATTGGTGAATTCAAACTGTGTGAGAAGAAGGCAGAATTCGATccaaagaaatttgctgaattccaAGCTACCACCAAACAGCAGCAGCCGGGCAGTGCAAAaaaagagaagaagcagaaacgcCAGAGGGAGGGTCAGCAGCAGCAACAGAAGGaaaaggaaagcaagaagaaaGAGGAACCTGACCCTGCAGAGGAGATGGATGCGTCGGACTTAGCTGTTGCTTCAGAGCCGAAAGCCAAGGACCCCCTGGAAGCTCTTCCCAAAGGGACATTCAACATGGATGATTTCAAGCGTTTCTGTTCCAACGAAGATGAGAGTAAATCCATTCCTTATTTTTGGGAGAAGTTTGATCCAGAGCATTACTCAATCTGGCTTGGTGAATACAAATATAATGATGAGTTGCAGAAGGTTTTCATGAGCTGCAACCTTATATCAGGCATGTATCAGCGTCTGGATAAAATGCGCAAGAATTCATTTGCCTCAATGTGCCTGTTTGGTGCTGATAACGACAGCTCTATTTCAGGAATCTGGGTGTGGAGAGGACAGGACTTGGCATTTGATCTGAGTCCAGACTGGCAGGTTGACTATGAGTCCTACCAGTGGACCAAACTGGATCCCAGAAAGG AAACGAAGGCACTGGTGAAGCAGTACCTCTCGTGGACGGGCACAGACAAGCAGGGCCGCAAGTTCAACCAGGGGAAAATCTTCAAATAA